In Phaseolus vulgaris cultivar G19833 chromosome 10, P. vulgaris v2.0, whole genome shotgun sequence, a single genomic region encodes these proteins:
- the LOC137819541 gene encoding uncharacterized protein — translation MGTKRGSSRVSVLFERLRKMPMKVKIFCGALLAVCALVALKFTFRSHYYYFIASEAIHVAGIIALVYKLFALKTCSGLSLKTQELTALFVAARLCCSTLTEANIHTVLDLISLSSTLVVIWMIRFKLKSSYIKELDNTKLYFVVVPAAIAAILVHPYTNHWRLVRIVWAFSLYLEAVSVVPQLRFMQNAKMVETFTGYYVFALGVSRFMALAYWIIQIYESGGTYLFLAGSGYFWFLAAFVAEMVQSFILADFCYYYMKSFVQGQLLRKMPV, via the exons ATGGGGACAAAGAGGGGCAGTTCCAGGGTGAGTGTTCTGTTTGAAAGGTTGAGGAAGATGCCAATGAAGGTGAAGATCTTTTGTGGGGCATTGCTTGCTGTGTGTGCTTTGGTGGCCTTGAAGTTCACCTTCAGAAGTCACTACTATTACTTCATAGCCTCTGAAGCAATCCATGTTGCTGGGATCATTGCCCTTGTTTACAAGCTTTTTGCCCTCAAAACTTGCTCTG GTTTATCCCTCAAGACGCAAGAGCTCACAGCTTTATTTGTAGCAGCAAGATTATGTTGCAGCACCTTGACAGAGGCTAACATACACACTGTGCTAGATCTGATATCTCTTTCTTCAACATTAGTGGTCATATGGATGATAAGATTCAAGTTAAAGTCATCCTATATCAAGGAGCTTGATAATACAAAACTATACTTTGTG GTGGTTCCTGCTGCAATCGCTGCAATACTAGTTCACCCTTATACAAACCATTGGCGTTTAGTTCGAATAGTTTGGGCATTCAGTTTGTATTTGGAAGCTGTTTCTGTTGTTCCTCAACTTCGTTTTATGCAGAACGCAAAG ATGGTTGAAACATTTACAGGGTACTATGTATTCGCTCTCGGTGTTTCAAGATTCATGGCTCTGGCTTATTGGATAATTCAG ATCTATGAGAGTGGAGGGACATATTTATTTTTGGCTGGGAGTGGCTATTTCTGGTTTTTGGCAGCTTTTGTTGCAGAGATGGTTCAATCCTTCATCTTGGCTGACTTTTGTTACTATTACATGAAAAG CTTTGTGCAAGGGCAACTTTTGAGGAAAATGCCTGTTTAA
- the LOC137819134 gene encoding uncharacterized protein: MISQLSSSYMVNMKILSKVAIILLSMMMLLPITTHSIVVESNESYIKSATFLSEEFEVGPGKIAVKTLLDIDFPKGHIGVKSFDVEVVDEDGKSVPLYEAYLHHWFAVKYIENITLSHYIKQSHDLRSGIEFERNDGMCQGFLLPHYWGLGGESRGTSSNLPDPFAVELGNPTKLKDGFKEKWLFSIMVIDTRGAHDRKGCSECRCKLLNLPKNFYNVTMGINGQLLSRNYKGGLFCCQDNLQCKLRNDFHGPPRKLSLRYKIRWVDWDEHQVPLRFYILDSTDRVRSNGSTLIHDCQAEYTIPRNHNSDSPHVKKANIPMTKGGYLIYGTAHMHTGVVNTTLYGQDRRVLCTSNPKYGSGKEAGNENGYLVGMSVCYPTPGSIKIKDGEILTLESIYENKFRTGAMGHFYIYLADQIPNKNLTI, from the exons ATGATTAGCCAATTATCTTCTTCTTATATG GTTAACATGAAGATTCTCTCTAAAGTAGcaataattttattatcaatGATGATGTTGCTTCCTATCACAACACACTCAATTGTTGTAGAGTCCAATGAAAGTTATATCAAATCAGCTACTTTTTTGTCCGAAGAGTTTGAAGTGGGACCAGGAAAAATTGCAGTGAAAACATTATTAGATATTGACTTTCCAAAGGGTCACATTGGGGTCAAGAGTTTTGATGTTGAAGTAGTTGATGAAGATGGTAAATCTGTACCTTTGTATGAAGCTTACCTTCATCATTGGTTTGCtgtaaaatatattgaaaatatcACCTTGTCACACTACATTAAACAATCTCACGACCTTCGCAGTGGTATCGAATTTGAAAGGAATGATGGTATGTGCCAAGGTTTTTTGCTTCCACATTATTGGGGTCTGGGAGGAGAATCACGAGGAACATCCTCAAATCTTCCAGATCCTTTTGCAGTTGAATTAGGTAATCCTACAAAATTAAAGGATGGGTTTAAAGAAAAATGGTTATTTAGCATCATGGTTATTGATACCCGTGGTGCACATGATAGAAAAGGTTGTTCAGAGTGTAGGTGTAAGCTTTTAAATCTCCCAAAGAACTTTTACAATGTTACAATGGGCATTAATGGTCAATTATTGTCAAGAAATTATAAAGGAGGACTCTTTTGTTGTCAAGATAACTTACAATGCAAATTAAGAAATGATTTCCATGGCCCACCAAGAAAGCTTTCCCTAAGATACAAAATAAGGTGGGTTGATTGGGATGAACACCAGGTGCCTCTTAGGTTCTATATACTTGATTCAACTGATCGTGTAAGATCAAATGGTTCTACACTAATTCACGATTGTCAG GCAGAATATACTATTCCAAGAAATCATAACAGTGACTCCCCTCATGTTAAGAAAGCAAACATCCCAATGACAAAAGGTGGCTATCTTATATATGGCACTGCTCATATGCACACCGGTGTTGTCAATACTACTTTATATGGACAG GATCGAAGAGTTTTATGCACTTCAAATCCAAAATATGGATCTGGAAAAGAAGCAGGAAATGAAAATGGTTACCTAGTTGGAATGTCAGTTTGCTATCCAACACCTGGTTCTATCAAGATTAAAGACGGCGAAATTCTAACATTAGAATCCATATACGAAAACAAGTTTCGTACTGGGGCTATGGGGCATTTCTATATTTACTTAGCAGATCAAATACCAAACAAAAATTTGACAATTTGA
- the LOC137819233 gene encoding cytochrome P450 CYP82J17-like has translation MDFLSQPTTLVVIAITTILIYNTWRKKKGSQKSKGAEPPEPSGALPLIGHLHLLGAQTPLARTFAALADKYGPMFQIRLGAYPALVICNQEAIKECFTTNDKVLASRPKSSHGVHLGYNFAGFGFAPYGTYWTKIRKLTMLELLSARRLQFLSHVYESEIDTLVKDLWLYLGGKTHVKVTISEWLERFTFNIIIKMIAGKRYFSYLEDVDDAEAHGVVKLIKEFMHISGEFVPSDLIPVLGWFGVHGKVLKSMKRIAKDLDSLVGGWVEEHKNSDPLRNKSLEKHDFIDVMLSVIQDDPLSGHDRDTIIKANVTNLVLAGSDTTSTTMTWILAMLMKNPEALKRAQEEIEDEVGRERKVEACDLKNLIYLQAVVKETLRLYPPGPLLVPHEAREDCCIQGYRVPKGTRVFANVWKLHRDPRVWSEAEKFSPERFLNENGEVDEGQRFEYLPFGSGRRACPGSTFATQLTLITLARLLQAFHLDEPLDEPVDLEEGLGITLPKINPLQILFTSRLPNQFYSSDKSYH, from the exons ATGGATTTCCTTTCACAACCAACAACACTAGTAGTGATAGCCATAACCACAATTCTTATCTACAACACATGGAGGAAGAAAAAGGGTAGTCAGAAAAGCAAGGGTGCAGAACCCCCAGAACCCTCAGGTGCCCTACCTCTGATAGGTCACCTCCACCTATTAGGGGCTCAAACACCCCTTGCTAGGACCTTTGCTGCTTTGGCTGACAAATATGGCCCCATGTTTCAAATCCGTCTAGGGGCATACCCTGCCCTTGTGATCTGCAACCAAGAGGCTATAAAAGAGTGCTTCACCACCAATGACAAAGTCTTGGCCTCACGCCCTAAGTCAAGCCATGGTGTGCATCTTGGTTACAACTTTGCAGGGTTTGGATTTGCCCCTTATGGCACATACTGGACCAAGATCAGAAAGCTCACCATGCTCGAATTGCTCTCTGCTCGCCGCCTACAATTCCTGAGCCATGTTTATGAGTCTGAGATTGATACTTTGGTGAAGGACCTTTGGTTGTATCTTGGAGGCAAAACTCATGTTAAAGTCACAATAAGTGAGTGGTTGGAACGCTTCACCTTCAATATCATCATAAAGATGATCGCTGGGAAAAG GTATTTCAGTTATTTGGAAGATGTGGATGATGCAGAAGCACATGGTGTTGTGAAACTTATAAAGGAGTTCATGCATATATCTGGGGAGTTTGTTCCCTCAGATTTGATTCCAGTTCTTGGATGGTTTGGTGTGCATGGGAAAGTGCTGAAATCTATGAAACGAATTGCAAAAGATTTGGACAGCCTTGTGGGAGGTTGGGTTGAAGAACATAAGAACAGTGATCCTCTCAGAAACAAGTCATTGGAGAAACATGATTTCATTGATGTCATGCTCTCTGTTATTCAAGATGATCCTCTCTCTGGTCATGATCGTGATACTATCATCAAAGCTAATGTTACG AATCTTGTGTTAGCGGGGTCAGACACAACATCGACGACAATGACATGGATACTTGCGATGCTGATGAAGAATCCAGAGGCTTTGAAGCGAGCACAGGAAGAGATTGAAGATGAAGTGGGTAGGGAGAGAAAGGTAGAAGCATGTGACCTAAAAAATCTCATTTATTTGCAAGCAGTTGTGAAGGAAACTTTGAGGTTGTACCCTCCAGGGCCTCTGCTGGTGCCCCACGAGGCTAGAGAAGATTGCTGCATTCAGGGGTATCGTGTACCTAAAGGGACACGTGTGTTTGCGAACGTGTGGAAGCTTCACAGAGATCCTAGGGTTTGGTCGGAGGCTGAGAAGTTTTCACCAGAAAGGTTTTTGAATGAGAATGGAGAAGTTGATGAAGGTCAGCGTTTTGAGTATTTGCCATTTGGGTCAGGGAGAAGAGCTTGCCCTGGTTCCACTTTTGCCACACAACTCACTCTCATCACACTTGCTCGTTTGCTTCAGGCCTTTCATTTGGATGAGCCTTTGGATGAACCTGTTGATTTAGAAGAAGGGTTGGGCATCACCTTGCCCAAGATCAACCCATTACAAATTCTCTTCACCTCAAGGTTACCTAATCAATTCTATAGCTCGGACAAATCGTATCattga
- the LOC137818711 gene encoding uncharacterized protein yields MGAKSSNSASNVLLERLRKLPMKVKIFLGLLLAAIALVLFKSTIRRRFYFFLASEIINSVGIIALTYKLFALKTCSGLSLITQELTALFLAARLLSSKFTVDNIYSVIDLISLSATLVIIWMIRFKLKSSYIKELDNMKLYLVVVPSAILAILIHPLLAQGRIAGIVMAFSFYLEAVSVLPQLRFMQNAKMIETFTGFYVFALGVSRFMALLHWIIQIYETKGAFLFLAGSGYFWFLAAFVAEMVQSFILADFTYYYIKSFIQGQLLKKMPI; encoded by the exons ATGGGAGCAAAGAGTAGCAATTCTGCAAGCAATGTTTTGCTTGAAAGGTTGAGGAAGCTGCCAATGAAAGTGAAGATCTTTTTGGGGCTATTGCTTGCTGCAATTGCTTTGGTGCTCTTCAAATCCACCATTAGAAGACGCTTTTATTTCTTCTTAGCCTCTGAAATAATCAACTCTGTGGGGATAATAGCCCTCACTTACAAGCTTTTCGCCCTCAAGACCTGCTCTG GTTTATCACTCATCACCCAAGAGCTCACAGCACTATTCCTAGCAGCAAGACTATTAAGTAGCAAATTTACTGTAGATAACATCTACTCTGTTATAGATTTGATATCTCTTTCTGCAACATTAGTGATCATATGGATGATAAGATTCAAGTTGAAGTCATCCTATATCAAGGAGCTAGACAATATGAAACTATACCTTGTG GTGGTGCCTTCTGCAATCCTTGCAATACTAATCCACCCTTTATTAGCTCAAGGGAGAATAGCTGGAATTGTTATGGCATTCAGTTTTTATTTAGAAGCTGTTTCTGTTCTCCCCCAGCTTCGTTTTATGCAGAATGCAAAG ATGATTGAAACATTTACAGGATTTTATGTATTTGCTCTTGGTGTATCAAGATTCATGGCACTACTTCATTGGATAATTCAG ATTTATGAGACTAAAGGGGCATTTCTATTTTTGGCTGGGAGTGGCTATTTCTGGTTTTTGGCAGCTTTTGTTGCAGAGATGGTTCAATCCTTCATCTTGGCTGACTTCACTTACTATTACATTAAAAG CTTCATCCAAGGGCAGCTTTTGAAGAAAATGCCTATTTAA